GCATCGTGTTGCGCGGGGTTGAGATCTGAAAGTCGCATGATCATGGGGGTATAGTTTACATGCGCCAGGGTCGAACTATCCAGAAAAATCAAATCAGGACACACTTATTTCTTGAACTTTATCATCGAGAAAGAGTCCCCTGTTTTCGGCAAGCACTTGTGGTGAGTGACCTTAAGGTCTCCTTGCGTGTGTTGAATGTTGCCGCACCTCTCGCAAGCTGGCAGATTACATACGACGCAGCGGCCGATCCGAGTAGAATCCGCAGCTCCGCAATACAGACAACAACGCAATCCCAGCCGTGTCAACTGCCTGCCCCCATATGATGCTTTTTTGTTTTTACCTGATCATCGATGCGGAGCTTGCAAGTCGAGCTATCGGATATTCCTGTTTACCGCTCCCGCCACCAACTTTAATTCGCCAACAAGTTTAGTTAATCCTTCTAAATCTAAAGATTGGGCCCCATCGCATAAAGCCTCCCGCGGATTTGGGTGCACTTCGACCATCAAGCCATCAGCGCCTACCGCTACAGCCGCGCGTGAAACCGCAGGAACAAAGTCGGCTGAACCGGTAGGATGAGATACATCGATGACGATCGGCAGCAATGACAGCTTCTTGACGACAGGCACCGCGGTGATATCGAGAGTAAAGCGTGTAGCCGTCTCAAACGTCCGGATTCCCCGCTCACACAAGATAACGTTCTCGTTACCCTGCATGGTGATGTAATTGCTGGCCTGAAGCCACTCCTCGATTGTGGCAGCCATTCCACGCTTGAACAGTACGGGCTTGCGGGACTCGGCCGTTATCACACCGATCTTTTTAAGCAAACTGAAATTCGCCATATTCCGGGTGCCGATCTGCAACATATCCGAGTACTCGTCGACCAACTCCGCATTGGCTGAGTCGGTGACTTCGGTTACAACCAGCAGATCGAACTCATCGGCAACCTCACGCAGTATCTGCAGACCCTTTTCTTCCAGGCCCTGAAAGGAGAATGGCGAAGTCCTTGGCTTGTACGCTCCTCCCCGCATTACTCGAATGCCGAGCTGCTTTAAAGTAGCAGCCACTTCACGCATCTGCTCTAGGCTTTCAACCGAGCAAGGACCAGCGATGATCGTCACATCACCATCACGCGAGACGGCGGGAATCGCATTGGAAGGCTTGTCGCTCTCGCCCGCAATCATTGATCCCTCAGCTCCTTCATCACGTGCAAAACCGTCTCGTAGATTTCCCTGAGATTTTCGGTGTAGAGTGGCCCCTCGTTGCACCGCGAGATATTGCCAAAAATCTCCTCTTCACGCTTTGGATCGTACAAGCCCCAGTGAACCTGGGGTTTCAGCTCTCGAATGGCAAGCGCTTCTGCCGCTCGCTCATTGAGCAACCTTACGATCTGACAGTCGATCGCATCGATGCGACTGCGATGGTGCGCTATCTTATCGGCGACCTGCATATCTTCCGGTGTAGCCATGGTTCCACCTCCGCTGGCATCACATATGTCGGCACATGCCGACATCACGGACGCCTGTAAACAAAATACGACATTTACCGCACTATTCCCACTCGATTGTGCCGGGAGGCTTGCTGGTCACGTCATACGCCACCCGATTGACCCCCTCCACCTCATTGATGATCCTGTTACTGATGGTAGCCAAAAGCTCGTGCGGGAGGCGCGCCCAGTCCGCGGTCATTGCATCCGCCGAGGCAACCGCCCTGATTATGACAGGCCGACCATATGTTCTCTCGTCGCCCATCACCCCGACACTTCGGATGTCGGGCAGCACCCCGAAGTACTGCCACACGGTGCGCTCCGTATCCCACGCTGAAATCTCTTCACGGATGATGGCGTCTGCCGCTCTGAGCGTGTCGAGCTTCTCCCGATCAACACCCCCGATGATCCGAACCGCCAATCCCGGTCCCGGAAACGGCTGACGATGCACGATCTCATCAGGAAGCCCGAGCTCTAATCCCACTGCCCGGACCTCGTCCTTGAATAGAGAGGTCAACGGCTCGATAAGCTCGAAATGCACCCCTGGTGGAAATGGAATCAAGTTGTGATGGCTCTTGATTTTGGCTGCTGTTTTG
Above is a window of Actinomycetota bacterium DNA encoding:
- a CDS encoding chorismate mutase, producing the protein MATPEDMQVADKIAHHRSRIDAIDCQIVRLLNERAAEALAIRELKPQVHWGLYDPKREEEIFGNISRCNEGPLYTENLREIYETVLHVMKELRDQ
- the aroF gene encoding 3-deoxy-7-phosphoheptulonate synthase — its product is MIAGESDKPSNAIPAVSRDGDVTIIAGPCSVESLEQMREVAATLKQLGIRVMRGGAYKPRTSPFSFQGLEEKGLQILREVADEFDLLVVTEVTDSANAELVDEYSDMLQIGTRNMANFSLLKKIGVITAESRKPVLFKRGMAATIEEWLQASNYITMQGNENVILCERGIRTFETATRFTLDITAVPVVKKLSLLPIVIDVSHPTGSADFVPAVSRAAVAVGADGLMVEVHPNPREALCDGAQSLDLEGLTKLVGELKLVAGAVNRNIR